The genomic interval AAAATCTCCTTCCCCTCCCTCCAGTTGGGGGGAATTCCCTATCCTTTTTCTCCATTGCGGTTCTGTATGAGAGGATAGCCACAAGGACAAAGGAAAGAACCCGTTATGAAAGTGGTGCGTTCCCCGCGAACCATGCAACGAATGGCTCGCAGCTGGAAAGAGGATCGGTACCGGGTGGGTCTAGTCCCCACAATGGGGGCACTCCATCCGGGACACTTGGCCTTGATCGCGAAAGCCCGCCGGTTGTGTGACCGACTGGTTGTGAGTCTCTACGTAAACCCAACCCAATTTGGTCCCAATGAGGATTGGGAGCGCTATCCGCGTTCTTTTTGGGAAGACCATCAATTGTGCCGCCAACATCACGTGGATGTTCTTTTTGCCCCCAAAACGCTTTATTTCCCTGATTCTTCTACCTGGGTCATTGAGGAGTCCGTTTCGGTCGATCGTTGCGGTCGGTTCCGGCCCGGTCATTTCCGAGGAGTTGCGACGGTCTTAGTGAAACTTTTCTGGATCGTCCTTCCTGATATTGCTGTTTTTGGCGAGAAGGACTATCAACAGCTCGAGCTGGTGCAGCGAATCGTTCGGGACCTTTTTATCCCGGTCCGTATTTTTTCGGTTCCCGTCATCCGAGATCATGACGGGGTAGCCTGGAGTTCCCGCAATCGGTACCTTTCACCAAGCGAGCGAAAGATTGCGGCTCAGTTTGCGAGCATTCTTAAGCAGGGTTCTTCCAAGAAAAACGCGGAGCTTTGGGTAAAGGAAGAGCTTGGCAAACTGGAAGGGCTTCAAGTGGAATATGTAGAAAAGGTGCAAGGACGCTTGTGCGCTGCCGTGTGGGTTGGTACAACTAGGCTCATTGACAATGTCCCCTGTCCGTAAACTTCGTGCAACTGGCTGGATCGTCTTGGCATCTGCTACTGGCTTTTGCCTGTTTGCTTTGGTTGGACTTGGATACGCTCGGTCGCACCATCGCAAAGGCTTGTCTCACGGTCGTTTTCGGAA from Candidatus Methylacidithermus pantelleriae carries:
- the panC gene encoding pantoate--beta-alanine ligase; translation: MKVVRSPRTMQRMARSWKEDRYRVGLVPTMGALHPGHLALIAKARRLCDRLVVSLYVNPTQFGPNEDWERYPRSFWEDHQLCRQHHVDVLFAPKTLYFPDSSTWVIEESVSVDRCGRFRPGHFRGVATVLVKLFWIVLPDIAVFGEKDYQQLELVQRIVRDLFIPVRIFSVPVIRDHDGVAWSSRNRYLSPSERKIAAQFASILKQGSSKKNAELWVKEELGKLEGLQVEYVEKVQGRLCAAVWVGTTRLIDNVPCP